In Vibrio japonicus, the following are encoded in one genomic region:
- a CDS encoding 3'-5' exonuclease: MFNKLMSAPSIDWPAKFKRKSENARDERLKTYFSQDLPVATTPLEDITFLAMDFETTGLDSDDDDIITIGTVPFTLDRIFLNQAKHWTVRPQKQLAEDSVVIHGITHSDVLDAPDLSEVFDQVLEEMAGKIMVVHYERIEREFFNRALIARIHEGIEFPVVDTMHIETQIQQRDTGGFINKIRGKKPQSVRLNASRMRYGLPQYTPHHALTDAVATAELLQAQIAYHYDRKQPISQHWI, encoded by the coding sequence ATGTTCAATAAATTGATGAGCGCACCAAGTATAGACTGGCCAGCCAAGTTTAAACGTAAGTCGGAAAATGCTCGGGACGAACGCTTAAAAACGTACTTCAGCCAAGACTTACCAGTGGCGACAACCCCTTTGGAAGACATAACGTTTTTGGCTATGGACTTTGAGACGACTGGATTAGATTCTGACGACGATGACATAATCACGATTGGAACCGTGCCATTTACATTAGATCGCATTTTCCTCAACCAAGCAAAGCACTGGACCGTCAGACCTCAAAAGCAATTAGCGGAAGACTCTGTTGTGATACATGGTATTACTCATTCAGACGTGCTCGATGCCCCAGACCTGTCTGAAGTTTTTGATCAAGTGCTCGAAGAGATGGCAGGAAAAATTATGGTTGTGCATTATGAGCGAATTGAACGAGAGTTTTTTAATCGCGCATTAATCGCACGCATACATGAAGGTATCGAGTTTCCCGTGGTCGACACAATGCATATCGAAACACAAATTCAGCAAAGAGATACAGGCGGATTCATAAACAAAATCCGTGGTAAAAAACCTCAGTCTGTTCGACTGAATGCAAGCCGAATGCGTTACGGACTACCACAATATACACCTCACCATGCACTGACAGACGCGGTCGCCACGGCAGAGTTGCTTCAGGCGCAAATCGCGTACCATTACGATAGAAAGCAGCCGATCAGCCAACACTGGATTTGA
- a CDS encoding DUF294 nucleotidyltransferase-like domain-containing protein, translated as MEAELLEIKNFLAQHPPFDELEEDVLNFVTRHVEISYFRQDTPIIHFGDEIHDLYMVRSGVVEVYRRKGELYNRLDEGAVFGQMGLLTNNKVRFPVKAIRDTLVYCIPEAVFQELYEKHESFADFVEVQDNARLRQAVSNTHDQNDLTSSKVSTLLTRDAPFINQTETIQNAAIKMADEAVSALLVLDPDILEDNEEDLSPLVGIITDRDLCTRVLAQGLDSSEEVSSVMSTDLISLDHNAYVHEVMLTMLRYNVHHLPVLKDKKPIGIIEATDIVRYESQNSLLLVSSIFQQQSIEDLAAVSEQVKTSFVRLVNEDANSHMVGSAMSVIGRSFKQRIIELAEEELGEPPIPYCFLALGSMGRDEQLLVTDQDNAIILDNTFVKEEHDAYFAELAKRVCDGLDKCGYRYCTGDIMATNEMWRMTRSEWEECFADWIDDPNPKALLNASIFFDLDGVYGRLKWAEHLNGFIVRRARKNNRFLACLARNALNRTPPLGFFKSFVMEKDGQHKNSINLKRRGTAPLADLIRVHALAVGSRSKNSFERLDDIQEAGILPKGKAEDLRDALEFISMVRIRHQASDVENEMEPDNNIEPENLSDFERRNLKDAFQILSNGQNFLKFRYQASQKFK; from the coding sequence ATGGAAGCAGAACTATTGGAAATTAAAAACTTCCTAGCCCAACATCCACCCTTTGACGAACTCGAAGAGGACGTCCTCAACTTCGTCACTCGCCACGTTGAAATCTCCTACTTTCGTCAAGATACCCCCATCATTCACTTTGGTGACGAAATTCATGACCTGTATATGGTGCGAAGCGGTGTAGTCGAAGTGTACCGACGTAAAGGTGAGCTTTATAACCGCTTGGATGAAGGCGCTGTCTTTGGCCAAATGGGTCTGCTGACGAACAACAAAGTGCGTTTTCCGGTTAAAGCGATAAGAGACACCCTAGTTTACTGCATTCCAGAAGCCGTGTTTCAAGAGCTCTATGAAAAGCACGAATCCTTCGCTGACTTTGTGGAAGTTCAAGACAATGCGAGGCTTCGTCAGGCGGTATCGAACACGCACGATCAAAACGACCTCACTTCATCCAAAGTGAGTACCTTGCTCACGCGTGATGCACCATTTATCAACCAAACTGAAACCATCCAAAATGCAGCCATCAAAATGGCAGACGAAGCCGTCTCGGCTCTACTAGTTCTTGATCCCGACATTCTCGAAGATAACGAGGAAGATCTATCTCCACTCGTCGGAATCATCACCGACCGGGATCTATGTACTCGTGTACTTGCTCAAGGTTTGGACTCTAGCGAAGAAGTCTCGAGCGTAATGTCTACAGACTTAATTTCTCTCGATCACAATGCCTATGTCCACGAAGTCATGTTGACCATGCTACGATACAACGTGCATCACCTACCCGTTCTAAAAGATAAGAAGCCAATCGGCATAATTGAAGCGACGGACATTGTGCGCTATGAATCTCAGAACTCCTTATTATTGGTCAGCAGCATATTCCAGCAGCAATCGATTGAAGATCTTGCCGCCGTCTCAGAGCAAGTGAAAACCAGTTTTGTGCGACTGGTCAACGAAGATGCCAACTCACACATGGTGGGCAGTGCCATGTCAGTCATCGGCCGAAGCTTTAAACAACGAATTATCGAATTGGCTGAAGAAGAGCTCGGTGAGCCGCCAATCCCGTATTGTTTCCTTGCACTTGGCTCTATGGGACGCGATGAGCAATTGCTCGTGACGGATCAGGATAACGCTATCATCCTCGATAATACCTTTGTTAAGGAAGAACACGATGCCTACTTTGCCGAGCTGGCGAAACGCGTGTGTGATGGACTGGACAAATGCGGTTATCGCTATTGTACAGGCGACATCATGGCGACCAATGAAATGTGGCGTATGACTCGAAGTGAATGGGAAGAGTGTTTTGCAGATTGGATTGATGATCCAAACCCGAAAGCCTTACTCAACGCGTCAATTTTTTTCGATTTGGACGGGGTTTATGGCCGCTTAAAATGGGCAGAGCACCTTAACGGCTTTATTGTCAGACGTGCGCGTAAAAACAATCGCTTCCTCGCTTGCCTCGCACGCAATGCGCTAAATAGAACGCCACCGCTAGGGTTCTTTAAAAGTTTCGTAATGGAGAAAGATGGTCAGCATAAAAATTCGATCAATCTAAAACGACGCGGCACCGCGCCTTTAGCCGATTTGATCCGCGTTCATGCTCTCGCGGTTGGCTCACGCTCAAAGAACTCTTTCGAGCGATTGGATGATATTCAGGAAGCGGGTATTTTGCCAAAGGGTAAAGCCGAAGACTTGCGCGATGCGCTTGAATTTATCTCGATGGTTCGTATTCGCCACCAAGCGTCTGACGTAGAAAATGAAATGGAACCAGACAACAACATTGAGCCAGAAAACTTATCAGACTTTGAGCGACGAAACCTGAAAGATGCGTTCCAGATCCTCAGCAATGGACAAAACTTTCTAAAATTCCGTTATCAGGCCAGCCAAAAATTTAAGTGA
- a CDS encoding BCCT family transporter, producing MTKGIDKYSIDSTDYTIGQDNVQKWGFDVHNPVFGWSAGLIALFLIATLLVDAETAKSTLDGIKWQIIGSFDWLFIWSGNIFVIFCLALIVSPLGKIRLGGHDATADYSFISWLSMLFAAGMGIGLMFWSVAEPVAYFTGWYETPLGVEANTPEAAKLALGATMFHWGLHPWAIYGVVALSLAFFAYNKGLPLSIRSIFYPLLGDRAWGWAGHIVDILAVLATLFGLATSLGLGAQQAASGIHHVFGIEAGLGLQMVVIVGVTLLAVVSVVRGIDGGVKVISNINMIVAFLLLILVALIGYAITLGNIGTTLMAYVENIIPLSNPHGRDDVAWFQGWTVFYWAWWISWSPFVGMFIARVSKGRTVREFITAVLLVPTFVTIIWMSVFGGMAIDQVANNVGQLGAKGLTDVSLAMFEMFDVLPMGTVLSFIAVILVLVFFITSSDSGSLVIDSITAGGKVDAPVLQRIFWALMEGAIAIALLWIGGTEAIQALQAGAISTALPFTIVLLLMCVSLVMGMRTEDYKR from the coding sequence ATGACGAAAGGTATTGATAAGTACAGTATCGACAGTACCGATTATACAATCGGTCAAGATAATGTGCAGAAGTGGGGGTTTGATGTACATAACCCCGTATTTGGATGGAGTGCGGGTTTAATCGCTCTGTTCTTAATTGCAACTCTATTGGTCGATGCAGAAACCGCGAAGTCAACGTTAGACGGCATTAAATGGCAGATTATTGGTAGCTTTGATTGGCTGTTCATCTGGTCGGGCAACATCTTTGTTATTTTCTGTTTAGCGCTGATTGTTTCACCGTTAGGTAAAATCCGTTTGGGTGGTCATGACGCGACGGCGGATTACTCATTTATTTCATGGCTTTCTATGCTATTTGCCGCAGGTATGGGTATCGGCCTGATGTTCTGGAGTGTTGCTGAACCTGTTGCTTATTTTACGGGTTGGTATGAAACACCGCTGGGTGTTGAAGCCAATACCCCCGAAGCTGCGAAGCTTGCTCTGGGTGCGACGATGTTCCACTGGGGTTTACACCCTTGGGCAATCTACGGTGTTGTGGCGCTCTCTCTTGCGTTCTTTGCATATAACAAGGGCCTACCACTTTCGATTCGCTCGATTTTCTATCCTTTATTAGGCGACCGCGCTTGGGGTTGGGCTGGTCATATTGTTGATATATTAGCGGTACTGGCGACACTATTCGGTTTGGCGACTTCGCTTGGCCTAGGTGCTCAGCAAGCGGCGAGTGGTATCCACCATGTCTTCGGTATAGAGGCGGGTCTTGGTCTACAAATGGTGGTTATTGTCGGCGTGACGCTTCTAGCAGTTGTATCGGTGGTTCGTGGTATTGATGGTGGTGTAAAAGTCATTAGTAACATCAACATGATAGTGGCGTTTTTGCTTCTTATCTTGGTGGCATTAATCGGTTACGCAATTACGCTTGGTAACATTGGCACAACGCTAATGGCGTACGTTGAAAATATTATTCCACTTAGTAATCCTCACGGTCGTGATGACGTTGCTTGGTTCCAAGGCTGGACGGTATTCTACTGGGCGTGGTGGATCTCTTGGTCACCATTTGTAGGCATGTTCATCGCGCGTGTTTCGAAAGGTCGTACAGTACGTGAGTTCATTACAGCTGTACTTCTAGTGCCAACATTTGTGACTATCATCTGGATGTCTGTATTCGGTGGTATGGCTATTGATCAAGTAGCGAATAACGTTGGCCAATTGGGTGCGAAAGGCCTAACAGACGTATCACTAGCAATGTTTGAAATGTTTGATGTGCTGCCTATGGGAACTGTGCTGTCATTTATTGCTGTGATTCTAGTCTTGGTGTTCTTTATTACCTCTTCGGACTCAGGTTCATTGGTTATCGACAGCATTACTGCTGGTGGTAAAGTCGATGCGCCTGTTCTGCAGCGTATCTTCTGGGCACTGATGGAAGGTGCGATAGCGATCGCGTTGCTTTGGATTGGTGGTACAGAAGCGATTCAAGCACTGCAAGCGGGTGCGATTTCAACAGCACTACCGTTTACTATTGTTCTGCTGCTGATGTGTGTCAGCCTTGTGATGGGTATGCGCACGGAAGATTACAAGCGTTAA